Proteins encoded within one genomic window of Parabacteroides sp. FAFU027:
- a CDS encoding aldo/keto reductase: MQTRKLGNSGLEVSALGLGCMGMSFGYGQPADKQEMIALIRKAVESGVTFFDTAEVYGPFTNEELVGEALEPFKNEVVIATKFGFNVGGIAGGLNSRPEHIREVVEASLKRLRVETIDLLYQHRVDPNVPIEDVAGTVKELIQEGKVKYFGLSEAGVNTIRRAHAVQPVTALQSEYSLFWREPEAEIMPTLEELGIGFVPFSPLGKGFLTGKIDADTTFDANDFRNTVPRFSPENRQSNMALVDLVKAIAAQKKVTPAQIALAWILAQKPWIVPIPGTTKLHRFEENIGAVEVELTSDDLKLIEEAASLVSHKNWDELKIK, translated from the coding sequence ATGCAAACAAGAAAATTAGGAAATAGCGGGCTGGAGGTATCAGCCTTAGGGTTAGGCTGCATGGGAATGAGCTTCGGCTATGGCCAACCTGCCGATAAGCAGGAAATGATTGCCCTGATCCGCAAAGCGGTGGAAAGCGGAGTTACATTCTTTGATACCGCCGAAGTGTACGGACCTTTCACCAACGAAGAGTTGGTAGGTGAGGCGCTCGAGCCCTTCAAAAACGAGGTGGTGATAGCCACCAAATTCGGATTTAATGTTGGTGGCATTGCAGGAGGACTCAACAGCCGTCCGGAGCATATCCGAGAAGTGGTAGAGGCTTCGTTGAAACGATTGAGAGTAGAAACAATTGATCTGCTCTATCAGCACCGGGTGGATCCGAATGTGCCCATTGAAGATGTGGCCGGTACGGTCAAAGAGTTGATTCAGGAAGGTAAGGTAAAATATTTCGGTCTTTCGGAAGCTGGAGTGAACACCATTCGCCGTGCGCACGCCGTACAACCGGTGACAGCTTTGCAAAGTGAATATTCTCTCTTCTGGAGAGAACCGGAAGCAGAGATTATGCCGACACTTGAAGAACTGGGCATCGGTTTCGTCCCTTTCAGTCCGCTCGGCAAAGGATTTCTGACCGGAAAGATTGATGCTGACACTACATTTGATGCGAATGACTTCCGCAATACGGTTCCGCGCTTTTCACCCGAAAACCGTCAGTCCAACATGGCTCTGGTTGATTTGGTCAAAGCAATCGCTGCTCAGAAAAAGGTGACTCCGGCTCAAATTGCTCTTGCCTGGATTCTGGCTCAGAAGCCGTGGATTGTTCCGATTCCGGGAACGACCAAACTTCATCGCTTTGAGGAAAATATCGGAGCGGTTGAGGTAGAACTGACTTCAGATGATTTGAAACTCATAGAAGAAGCTGCTTCACTAGTGTCCCATAAAAATTGGGACGAATTAAAAATCAAATAA
- a CDS encoding family 43 glycosylhydrolase, protein MKKTTTLLLFLLLMYQMQAQQQFSHPAEGTYLNPVFAGDYPDPSILRDGKDYYIVHSSFEYYPGLQIWHSTDLINWQPVAAALHKYVGSVWAPDLVKYKNRYYIYFPANNTNYVVSAPSIEGPWSNPVDLKIGYIDPGHITDEKGNRYLYFSNGTYVPLSEDGLRTTGEARKVYDGWTIPNDWSIECFCMEGPKLTKHGDYYYLTVAEGGTAGPATGHMIISARSRSPLGPWENSPYNPILRAQNNSQQWCSIGHGTLFDDAANKSWILFHGYENGHYNMGRQTMLLPVEWTQDGWYKIAQNAKVDQPVQIKINKNQTESYNLNDDFSGKELKSQWKFFGEYNPGRFKLENQSLELRAQGHSVADCSPMLCIPPTHSYMADVELSIEGNATGGLVLFYNKQACSGILADSCNILANLRGWQFPTVKNLINRHVYLRLVNKNNTVDMYYSKDGKQWVKIENSLEVSGMHHNVLSGFMSLRIGLCAMGDGVVRYKNFRYTVLP, encoded by the coding sequence ATGAAGAAAACTACCACGCTCCTACTCTTCTTGCTGCTGATGTATCAGATGCAGGCCCAGCAACAATTCAGTCATCCGGCTGAAGGAACTTACCTCAATCCGGTCTTTGCCGGCGATTATCCCGATCCAAGTATTTTACGCGATGGAAAGGATTATTACATCGTCCACTCTTCATTCGAATACTATCCCGGATTGCAGATATGGCACTCTACCGACCTGATTAATTGGCAGCCGGTGGCGGCAGCTTTGCATAAATATGTAGGTTCAGTCTGGGCTCCCGACCTGGTCAAATACAAAAACAGGTATTACATCTACTTTCCTGCCAATAATACCAATTATGTCGTGTCAGCACCTTCCATTGAAGGCCCATGGAGTAATCCTGTCGATCTGAAAATCGGCTACATTGATCCGGGACACATAACGGATGAAAAGGGAAACCGGTATCTCTATTTCAGCAACGGGACTTACGTTCCGCTGTCAGAAGACGGACTGCGAACAACCGGAGAAGCCCGCAAGGTATATGACGGCTGGACGATTCCGAATGATTGGTCCATCGAATGTTTTTGTATGGAAGGCCCGAAACTGACCAAACACGGGGATTACTATTACCTTACCGTTGCCGAAGGTGGAACTGCCGGTCCTGCCACCGGGCACATGATTATCTCCGCCCGCTCCCGCTCTCCACTGGGGCCATGGGAGAATTCACCCTACAATCCTATTCTCAGAGCACAGAATAATAGCCAACAGTGGTGTTCAATCGGTCACGGAACACTATTCGACGATGCTGCAAATAAATCATGGATTCTGTTTCATGGATACGAAAACGGTCATTACAACATGGGACGGCAAACTATGCTCTTACCTGTGGAATGGACACAAGACGGATGGTATAAAATAGCTCAAAACGCAAAGGTTGACCAACCGGTCCAAATTAAAATAAATAAGAATCAGACAGAAAGCTACAATCTTAACGATGACTTTTCTGGAAAAGAACTAAAATCACAATGGAAATTCTTCGGTGAATACAATCCTGGACGATTCAAACTGGAAAACCAGTCGCTGGAACTCCGGGCACAGGGACATTCAGTCGCCGATTGTTCGCCTATGCTCTGCATCCCGCCCACTCACTCCTACATGGCCGACGTGGAATTATCCATTGAAGGAAATGCAACGGGTGGATTGGTCTTATTTTACAACAAACAGGCTTGTTCCGGTATTCTGGCTGACTCCTGCAATATTCTGGCGAACCTGAGAGGTTGGCAATTTCCTACGGTAAAGAATTTGATTAACAGACATGTGTATCTGCGTCTGGTCAACAAAAACAATACCGTTGATATGTATTATAGCAAGGACGGTAAGCAGTGGGTGAAGATTGAAAACTCGCTGGAGGTATCGGGTATGCACCACAACGTGCTGAGTGGATTTATGAGCCTGAGAATCGGACTTTGTGCCATGGGTGACGGTGTGGTCAGATACAAAAACTTCCGGTATACGGTGCTGCCTTGA
- a CDS encoding muconolactone Delta-isomerase family protein, whose product MNRVFADISMDLNNPIPNMEQLLKEEHEVAGRWKTDGKLEHLFAKENANGVILVFKEVDIETVKQMIPTLPLYPYFDAVDYAAYNKVY is encoded by the coding sequence ATGAACAGAGTTTTTGCTGATATAAGCATGGATTTGAATAATCCAATTCCAAATATGGAACAACTCCTAAAAGAAGAACACGAAGTAGCCGGAAGGTGGAAAACAGACGGTAAACTGGAACATCTCTTTGCTAAGGAGAATGCTAATGGTGTTATTCTGGTTTTTAAAGAGGTGGATATTGAAACTGTAAAACAAATGATTCCAACGCTTCCTCTTTACCCGTATTTTGATGCTGTTGACTATGCAGCTTACAATAAAGTGTACTAA
- a CDS encoding aldo/keto reductase, whose amino-acid sequence MNNLPKIALGTWSWGTGFAGGDQVFGNNLNAEDLQPVFDAAMQGGLNLWDTAAVYGMGSSESLLAEFVQQYPREEIVLSTKFTPQIAGNGANPVEDMLNISLQRFNTDYMDIYWIHNPMDVEKWTPGLIPLLKSGKVKRVGVSNHNLAQIKRANDILAQEGFSISAVQNHYSLLYRSSEEAGILDYCKENNIAFFAYMVLEQGALSGKYNVANPLPEGSGRGQTYNKVLQQLEELTDVMKEIGSSREASVAQVAIAWAIAKNTLPIIGVTKVAHVEDAIKAAQITLTPEEMQRLETLATATGVDTRGGWENPMN is encoded by the coding sequence ATGAACAACTTACCCAAAATTGCTTTAGGAACGTGGTCGTGGGGAACCGGTTTTGCCGGAGGTGACCAGGTATTTGGTAATAATCTGAATGCCGAAGATTTACAACCTGTATTTGATGCCGCCATGCAAGGCGGACTGAATCTTTGGGATACGGCCGCAGTGTATGGCATGGGTTCGTCCGAATCGCTTCTTGCTGAATTCGTACAGCAATATCCCCGTGAAGAAATCGTCTTGTCCACAAAATTTACACCGCAAATAGCGGGTAACGGAGCCAATCCGGTGGAAGATATGCTGAACATTAGTTTACAACGCTTCAATACGGACTATATGGATATTTACTGGATTCACAATCCAATGGATGTGGAAAAATGGACACCGGGTTTAATACCGTTACTTAAAAGCGGAAAAGTAAAACGAGTGGGGGTGTCAAATCATAACCTTGCTCAGATTAAGCGGGCAAACGATATTCTGGCACAAGAAGGATTCAGCATCTCGGCTGTTCAAAACCATTATAGTCTGTTGTACAGGTCGTCCGAAGAAGCTGGTATCCTGGATTACTGCAAGGAGAATAACATTGCTTTTTTTGCCTATATGGTGTTGGAACAAGGTGCTTTATCGGGTAAATACAATGTAGCTAATCCCCTTCCAGAGGGCAGCGGGCGCGGACAGACCTACAATAAAGTACTTCAGCAACTGGAAGAACTTACTGACGTTATGAAAGAAATCGGTAGCAGTCGTGAGGCTTCGGTTGCACAAGTGGCTATTGCATGGGCTATTGCTAAAAATACTTTACCCATCATTGGTGTAACAAAAGTCGCTCATGTGGAAGATGCTATAAAAGCAGCACAAATAACACTGACACCCGAAGAAATGCAACGTCTTGAAACGCTTGCAACGGCTACCGGCGTAGATACCCGTGGCGGTTGGGAGAATCCGATGAACTAA
- a CDS encoding flavodoxin family protein produces the protein MAIVSIIYFSGAGHTEKLAEAVGKGAASISGISTNLISIKGDDIVNGRYTNEAVISQLDESDAIIFGAPTYMSGPAAQFKAFADATVGSWFNQKWKDKLAAGFTISGAPSGDKQGTLQFFQSFAMSHSMLWVSLGELPGQPDGVNRLGSWGGAMALASQEPTDVAPNAEDKLTGEKLGARVAGLALKMK, from the coding sequence ATGGCAATAGTTTCTATTATCTATTTCAGCGGAGCCGGTCATACCGAAAAACTGGCCGAAGCTGTAGGAAAAGGCGCTGCATCCATCAGCGGAATCAGTACGAATCTTATCTCCATCAAAGGCGATGATATCGTAAACGGTCGTTATACCAATGAAGCTGTGATTAGTCAGCTGGACGAAAGCGACGCTATTATTTTCGGTGCACCTACTTACATGAGTGGACCGGCTGCACAATTTAAGGCATTTGCCGATGCTACTGTCGGAAGCTGGTTTAACCAGAAATGGAAAGACAAACTGGCGGCTGGTTTTACCATCTCGGGCGCTCCCAGCGGTGACAAACAAGGCACACTTCAGTTTTTTCAATCATTTGCCATGTCACACAGTATGTTGTGGGTGAGTCTGGGGGAATTGCCCGGTCAACCTGACGGGGTTAACCGTTTGGGCTCATGGGGAGGAGCAATGGCTTTGGCCAGTCAGGAGCCTACCGATGTAGCTCCTAATGCCGAAGATAAACTGACAGGAGAAAAACTCGGCGCTCGCGTGGCTGGGCTGGCACTAAAAATGAAGTAA
- a CDS encoding helix-turn-helix domain-containing protein, which produces MNETVILESIADYNDMVGVETLHPLVSVVDFSKVGPFVHLRQNMGFYAIFLKDTKCGDIRYGRNIYDYREGTLLFMAPGQVMDIENNGEPMQPMGWALLFHPDLLKGTSLAHAMKDYTFFSYEVNEALHLSEQEKQIVIDCMQKIGIELRHAIDKHSRRLIVTNIELLLSYSVRFYDRQFITRNIENKDILTRFENLLNKYFESEMPQTVGFPTVKYCADQLHLSPNYFGDLIRKETGKTAQEHIQLKIIELAKERIFDTRKSIGDIAFELGFKYPQHFSRLFKNETGFTPNEYRSNN; this is translated from the coding sequence ATGAATGAAACGGTTATACTGGAATCAATAGCCGATTACAATGATATGGTGGGAGTCGAAACCTTGCATCCTCTGGTAAGTGTTGTTGATTTTTCGAAAGTCGGCCCATTTGTCCACCTGCGTCAAAATATGGGGTTTTACGCTATCTTTCTGAAAGACACCAAATGCGGAGATATACGCTATGGACGCAATATTTACGATTATCGCGAGGGAACCCTTTTGTTTATGGCTCCGGGGCAGGTAATGGACATTGAAAACAATGGTGAGCCGATGCAACCGATGGGTTGGGCATTGTTGTTTCATCCGGATTTATTGAAGGGGACATCGCTGGCACACGCCATGAAAGACTATACTTTCTTTTCGTACGAAGTGAATGAAGCGTTGCATTTGTCAGAACAGGAAAAGCAGATTGTGATTGATTGCATGCAGAAAATCGGCATTGAGCTGCGACATGCAATTGATAAGCACAGCCGTCGATTGATTGTCACCAATATTGAATTGCTGTTAAGCTACAGTGTCCGTTTCTACGACCGTCAGTTTATCACACGGAATATCGAGAATAAAGATATTCTGACTCGATTCGAGAACTTGTTGAATAAATATTTTGAATCAGAAATGCCTCAGACAGTAGGTTTTCCTACAGTAAAATATTGTGCAGACCAATTGCATTTATCGCCCAATTATTTTGGCGATCTAATTCGGAAAGAGACAGGTAAAACGGCTCAGGAACACATTCAGCTGAAGATTATTGAACTGGCGAAAGAGCGGATATTTGACACCCGGAAATCAATTGGAGATATCGCATTTGAACTGGGCTTTAAATATCCTCAGCACTTCAGCCGGCTATTTAAAAATGAAACGGGATTTACCCCGAACGAATACAGGTCAAATAATTAA
- a CDS encoding cyclophilin-like fold protein has protein sequence MKRTIIIIFLCFVKSLDTDAQNVPQIKMTVGANVFIVNTFDNATAKAFLALLPMTIRMNELNGNEKYYYLSDNLPTNSSVQATINAGDIMLWGSNCLVLFYETFSTSYSYTKIGSIENPGELKQAVGSDNPTVKFELMQTSGIQNTNSGIDFYVDSDNGIVHFTNVVDKIVLIDMSGHTIASNSKNNQLKIHSVPKGIYILKISNNESIRDFKVILK, from the coding sequence ATGAAACGAACAATTATAATCATATTTCTCTGTTTTGTGAAGAGTCTTGATACTGATGCCCAAAATGTGCCACAGATAAAAATGACTGTAGGAGCCAATGTGTTTATTGTAAATACATTCGACAATGCTACAGCAAAAGCTTTTTTGGCATTGTTGCCGATGACTATTCGGATGAACGAACTGAACGGAAATGAGAAGTATTATTATTTATCTGACAATTTGCCAACAAATTCCTCTGTTCAGGCAACAATCAATGCCGGAGATATAATGCTTTGGGGCTCAAACTGTCTGGTGCTGTTTTACGAAACATTTTCCACCTCATATAGTTATACAAAAATTGGAAGTATTGAAAACCCTGGCGAACTTAAACAGGCGGTAGGCTCGGATAATCCGACTGTGAAATTTGAATTGATGCAAACAAGCGGAATCCAAAACACGAATTCAGGAATTGACTTTTATGTGGATTCGGATAATGGTATTGTGCATTTTACGAACGTTGTAGATAAAATTGTATTGATCGATATGTCAGGCCACACGATTGCAAGCAACTCAAAGAACAATCAGCTGAAGATTCACTCTGTGCCGAAAGGTATTTATATATTGAAGATTTCAAATAACGAATCAATTCGTGATTTCAAGGTTATATTGAAATAG
- a CDS encoding DapH/DapD/GlmU-related protein produces the protein MHPIFERLHAGETVPFSDAAYSEIGKVAARTMELSVELNNAPDVPTARRILSQITGQNIDESTTLFTPFHVNLGIFTRIGKNVFINSDCSFLDIGGITIEDEVLIGPKVSIITEGHPIDPKDRKSLIVKPIVIKRNAWIGAGATILPGVTVGENSVVAAGAVVAKDVPANTVVAGVPAKYTKTIG, from the coding sequence ATGCATCCAATATTTGAACGACTTCACGCAGGAGAAACAGTACCGTTCAGCGATGCAGCTTACTCCGAAATAGGGAAAGTGGCTGCCCGCACTATGGAACTTTCTGTAGAGCTCAATAACGCACCTGATGTACCGACCGCCCGAAGGATATTGAGCCAGATCACGGGTCAGAACATAGATGAGAGTACGACCCTGTTTACACCTTTTCATGTCAATCTGGGTATTTTCACCCGCATCGGTAAAAATGTATTTATAAATTCGGACTGTTCGTTCCTGGACATCGGAGGTATCACCATCGAAGATGAAGTGCTGATTGGCCCCAAAGTAAGTATCATTACCGAAGGGCATCCAATTGACCCAAAAGATAGAAAATCACTGATCGTAAAACCGATTGTCATCAAACGAAATGCCTGGATTGGTGCCGGAGCAACTATATTGCCCGGCGTCACAGTCGGAGAGAACTCGGTCGTCGCTGCCGGAGCTGTAGTTGCTAAAGATGTTCCGGCCAATACAGTTGTGGCTGGAGTACCTGCCAAATATACAAAAACAATCGGTTAA
- a CDS encoding cupin domain-containing protein, with protein MNTKDIFPKGQKAPAYFTGDAWVEMLITDVATYDLMSYNVTFAPGSRNYWHQHSQGQLLLCTSGEGYYQEKGKPAQLLKAGDVVEIKPKVIHWHGATAHSEFVHVGITPKASINQVTWLEPVNDEEYASNI; from the coding sequence ATGAATACAAAAGATATTTTTCCAAAAGGACAAAAAGCACCGGCTTACTTCACCGGAGATGCCTGGGTGGAAATGCTGATAACCGATGTGGCAACGTATGATTTGATGAGTTATAATGTAACCTTTGCACCAGGCAGCCGCAATTATTGGCACCAGCATTCCCAGGGACAACTACTGCTTTGTACCTCTGGCGAGGGCTATTATCAGGAGAAAGGTAAACCTGCACAACTATTGAAAGCCGGTGATGTGGTGGAAATCAAACCTAAAGTTATTCACTGGCACGGTGCAACCGCTCATAGCGAATTTGTACACGTGGGCATTACCCCTAAAGCAAGTATCAACCAGGTTACCTGGCTCGAACCGGTGAACGATGAAGAGTATGCATCCAATATTTGA
- a CDS encoding alpha/beta hydrolase, with protein MFGNANQKTKRMKQTEYYTFKLSDKVTRQKVHFKNRYGITLTGDLYSPKNKSSEVLPALAISGPFGAVKEQSSGLYANQMAERGFIALAFDPSYTGESGGEPRNIASPDINTEDFSAAVDFLGIQKNIDRNKIGIIGICGFGGFALNATAADKRVKAVATTSMYDMTRVSSKGYYDAMTLEQRTQMLEQIGKQRWTDAEKGTANYDKSHGLPEKLTGKEPQFIQDYHNYYKTPRGFHPRSINSNGAWASTSVVSFMNMPILAYIKEISPRPLLIIAGEKAHSRYMSEDAYKAANEPKELMIIPGAVHVDLYDKVDVIPFDKLENFFKTNLK; from the coding sequence ATGTTCGGAAACGCAAATCAAAAAACAAAACGAATGAAACAAACAGAATATTATACATTTAAATTGAGTGATAAGGTTACCCGCCAAAAAGTTCACTTTAAGAACCGTTATGGTATCACCTTGACCGGCGATTTATACTCACCAAAAAACAAGAGTAGCGAAGTTTTGCCTGCACTGGCTATCAGCGGACCTTTCGGCGCGGTAAAAGAACAATCATCGGGATTGTATGCCAATCAAATGGCGGAGCGTGGCTTTATCGCCCTTGCTTTCGACCCGTCTTACACCGGCGAGAGTGGAGGAGAACCTCGTAATATAGCTTCTCCGGACATCAACACTGAAGATTTCAGTGCAGCAGTTGACTTTCTGGGAATACAAAAAAATATCGACCGGAATAAGATCGGGATTATCGGTATCTGTGGTTTCGGCGGTTTTGCCTTGAACGCTACCGCGGCGGATAAACGAGTAAAAGCAGTGGCCACAACCAGTATGTACGACATGACAAGAGTGTCGTCAAAAGGTTATTACGATGCTATGACATTGGAACAACGTACCCAGATGCTGGAACAAATCGGTAAACAACGTTGGACTGATGCCGAAAAAGGGACTGCAAACTATGACAAATCGCATGGCCTGCCTGAAAAACTGACGGGTAAGGAACCTCAGTTTATACAGGATTACCACAACTATTACAAAACACCCAGAGGGTTTCATCCGCGTTCTATCAATTCCAACGGTGCCTGGGCATCTACCTCGGTGGTCTCTTTTATGAATATGCCGATTCTGGCTTATATCAAAGAGATTTCGCCACGTCCGCTGCTGATTATTGCCGGCGAAAAAGCACATTCACGTTACATGAGTGAAGATGCCTACAAAGCAGCTAACGAGCCGAAGGAACTGATGATTATTCCGGGGGCAGTTCACGTGGATTTGTATGATAAAGTGGATGTAATTCCTTTTGACAAACTGGAAAACTTCTTTAAAACGAATTTGAAATAA
- a CDS encoding iron-containing alcohol dehydrogenase, which yields MFDFNYYNPTRIEFGKGKEANIGTYIAEYGVSKVLIVYGSDRIKRDGLFDTVTKSLADNGVSFEELGGVQSNPLLSKVKEGIEIAKSKGVEAVLAVGGGSVLDSSKSIAAGAKYDGDVWDFFLHKAEPMQNLLIFDIMTLAATGSEMNNYAVVTNDETKQKLSLAGPSTFPTVSVINPELQASVTRDYLVYSAADIFAHSLDLYLSATYLPGFIAGHVENILKTVIRTTEILLADSTNYEARAEFAWAATQALNFTTFCGVQNNRFDTHFLEHTLSAEYNIAHGAGLSIIMPAWMKWQKNNLPDRFEQFAKVMFNVEGADAGIEALKNWYSKIGTPVTLKEGNIPEEDIPVLVEKLSAVAAMWGATALYTPDMIRTVLENAK from the coding sequence ATGTTTGACTTTAATTATTACAATCCTACCCGAATCGAATTCGGAAAAGGCAAAGAAGCCAATATCGGTACATACATCGCAGAGTATGGCGTATCAAAAGTCTTAATCGTTTACGGTTCTGACCGCATTAAGAGGGATGGTCTGTTCGATACCGTGACCAAATCACTTGCTGATAACGGAGTTTCTTTTGAAGAGCTGGGCGGAGTGCAGAGTAATCCGCTTTTGAGCAAAGTGAAAGAAGGTATTGAGATTGCTAAATCGAAAGGCGTTGAGGCTGTATTGGCTGTTGGAGGCGGTTCCGTGCTTGACTCTTCCAAATCAATTGCGGCTGGTGCTAAATATGACGGTGATGTGTGGGATTTCTTCCTTCACAAAGCAGAACCGATGCAAAATCTGTTGATTTTCGACATCATGACGCTTGCCGCTACCGGTAGTGAAATGAACAACTATGCAGTGGTAACTAACGACGAGACCAAACAGAAACTGAGTCTTGCCGGTCCCTCTACTTTCCCGACTGTTTCGGTGATTAATCCTGAATTGCAGGCATCCGTTACCCGCGACTATTTGGTTTATTCGGCTGCCGATATTTTTGCGCACAGTCTGGATTTGTATCTGTCAGCAACCTATCTGCCGGGATTTATTGCCGGTCATGTCGAAAATATTCTGAAGACAGTTATTCGTACGACTGAGATCCTGCTTGCCGACTCAACCAATTACGAAGCACGGGCTGAATTTGCATGGGCTGCTACTCAAGCGTTGAACTTCACCACCTTCTGTGGGGTACAAAACAACCGCTTCGATACGCACTTTCTCGAACATACCCTTTCGGCTGAATACAATATCGCACACGGTGCAGGTCTGTCTATCATTATGCCGGCCTGGATGAAATGGCAGAAAAACAATCTACCAGATCGTTTCGAACAGTTTGCGAAAGTAATGTTCAACGTGGAAGGAGCCGATGCCGGTATTGAAGCATTGAAAAACTGGTATTCAAAAATTGGTACTCCGGTAACGTTGAAAGAAGGTAATATTCCGGAAGAAGACATTCCCGTACTGGTAGAGAAACTATCGGCAGTGGCTGCTATGTGGGGAGCTACAGCACTTTATACTCCGGATATGATTCGTACGGTATTGGAAAATGCAAAGTAA